A region from the Nostoc sp. HK-01 genome encodes:
- a CDS encoding ribonuclease II: MEKGTLVEFRVQGDRRLGVVDRPDGKTRWFVVDERGQSHSLAPRQITYTVNGQTYKSAEIPKFLEEIKPYLDPSSLEVAWELLVEDSEAVTPAQMANLLFSESEPAPCYAAHCLLSDDKLYFKQKGDAYEPRTTAQVAERKHQIEVETLKAKGQQEFLVRVEEALKGEAVEWQRHDRHRLEALEKYAALMADIVREGVKYDALARAYPPPAPVLETMNMLGRPATPQGAFQLLIDLGWWSPYENLFLRRSSIPVQFPSKVLEVAQQRLDSPTTDLDTNRLDLTHLKVYTIDDESTTEIDDGLSWESLSDGRERLWVHIADPTRWLEPEDDLDLEARKRGSTVYLPTGMVPMFPEILATGPMSLVQGKICCALSFGIILDSNGAVEDYSIHASLIKPTYRLTYEDVDEMVQIGVQAEPEIEAIATWAKKRKSWRYNQGAISINMPEAMIKVKGDDISIDILDDSSSRQLVAEMMILAGEVAARYGKTHNIPLPFRGQPQPELPPEEELIQLPAGFVRACAMRRCMPKSEMSITPLRHAGLGLDTYTQATSPIRRYSDLLTHFQLKAHLRGEVLPFSADQLKEVMMTVSTITQEVTMVERQTNRYWALEYLRRHPEQVWSVTVLMWLREDSNLALILLEDLGLQLPMIFKRSATLGEQLLVKVSISDPQKDMIQFQEIMYQEAQSAAN; encoded by the coding sequence GTGGAGAAGGGGACGCTAGTTGAATTTAGGGTTCAAGGCGATCGCCGTCTGGGTGTGGTAGATCGTCCAGATGGAAAGACCCGTTGGTTTGTGGTAGATGAACGCGGTCAATCCCACAGCCTCGCGCCGAGACAAATTACATATACAGTTAACGGACAAACCTATAAGTCCGCTGAAATTCCTAAATTTCTAGAAGAAATCAAGCCTTATTTAGACCCATCTAGTTTAGAAGTGGCTTGGGAATTATTGGTGGAGGACTCAGAGGCAGTCACACCAGCGCAAATGGCGAATCTGCTGTTTTCCGAATCAGAACCAGCCCCTTGTTATGCAGCCCATTGCTTGTTATCAGATGATAAACTCTACTTCAAGCAAAAAGGTGATGCTTACGAACCGCGCACAACGGCTCAAGTAGCAGAACGGAAACACCAAATAGAAGTAGAAACCCTCAAAGCTAAGGGACAGCAAGAATTTTTAGTGCGGGTAGAAGAAGCACTCAAAGGTGAAGCGGTAGAATGGCAACGGCACGATCGCCATCGCCTAGAAGCATTAGAAAAATACGCAGCCTTAATGGCTGATATTGTGCGGGAGGGAGTAAAATATGATGCCCTGGCGAGGGCTTACCCTCCTCCAGCACCAGTCTTAGAAACGATGAATATGCTGGGGCGGCCGGCCACCCCTCAAGGAGCTTTTCAATTATTAATAGACCTGGGCTGGTGGAGTCCTTATGAAAACTTGTTCCTGCGTCGTTCGTCAATTCCAGTTCAGTTTCCTAGCAAGGTATTAGAAGTGGCGCAACAGCGTTTGGATTCCCCAACAACAGACTTAGATACAAATCGCCTAGATTTGACTCATCTGAAGGTTTACACAATTGATGATGAAAGCACAACTGAGATAGATGATGGTCTGAGTTGGGAATCACTTTCTGATGGTAGAGAAAGATTATGGGTACATATTGCTGACCCGACGCGTTGGTTAGAACCAGAAGATGACCTAGATTTAGAAGCCAGAAAGCGGGGAAGTACGGTTTATTTGCCCACAGGTATGGTTCCTATGTTCCCAGAAATATTGGCGACTGGGCCGATGAGTTTGGTACAGGGGAAAATTTGTTGCGCTCTAAGCTTTGGAATTATTTTAGATAGCAATGGAGCAGTAGAAGATTACAGCATTCATGCCAGCTTGATTAAACCAACTTATCGCCTCACTTATGAAGATGTGGATGAGATGGTGCAAATAGGCGTGCAAGCTGAACCAGAAATTGAAGCGATCGCGACTTGGGCAAAAAAACGTAAGTCTTGGCGTTACAACCAAGGAGCCATCAGCATTAATATGCCGGAGGCGATGATTAAAGTCAAAGGCGACGATATTAGTATTGATATTTTAGATGATTCCTCATCGCGGCAACTCGTGGCAGAAATGATGATTCTTGCTGGTGAAGTAGCCGCCCGTTACGGTAAAACTCATAACATACCCTTACCCTTTCGCGGTCAGCCACAACCAGAATTACCGCCAGAAGAAGAATTAATTCAGCTACCAGCCGGGTTCGTCCGTGCTTGTGCAATGCGGCGGTGTATGCCCAAAAGTGAAATGAGCATCACCCCATTACGCCACGCAGGTTTGGGTTTAGATACCTATACTCAAGCAACTTCTCCCATCCGTCGCTACAGTGATTTACTCACCCATTTTCAACTCAAAGCCCACTTGCGGGGTGAAGTTTTGCCATTTTCCGCTGACCAACTCAAAGAAGTGATGATGACTGTCTCTACCATTACCCAAGAAGTAACAATGGTGGAACGACAAACTAATAGATATTGGGCTTTAGAATATCTCCGTCGTCATCCAGAGCAAGTTTGGTCAGTCACAGTTTTAATGTGGTTGCGAGAAGACAGTAACTTAGCACTAATTTTATTAGAAGATTTGGGCTTGCAGTTACCAATGATTTTTAAACGTTCTGCGACATTAGGTGAACAGTTATTAGTGAAAGTTAGTATCTCAGATCCGCAAAAAGACATGATCCAGTTTCAGGAAATTATGTATCAAGAAGCTCAGTCTGCGGCTAATTAA
- a CDS encoding 30S ribosomal protein S18 produces the protein MSYYRRRLSPIKPGEPIDYKDVDLLRKFITERGKILPRRITGLTCQQQRELTLAIKRARIVALLPFINAEG, from the coding sequence ATGAGTTACTATCGTCGTCGTCTGTCTCCAATTAAGCCAGGAGAGCCAATCGATTACAAAGATGTTGATTTATTGCGTAAGTTCATTACCGAACGAGGCAAAATATTACCTCGCCGGATTACTGGGCTGACTTGTCAGCAACAGCGAGAGCTAACATTAGCAATTAAACGGGCGCGGATTGTAGCACTGTTGCCATTCATCAACGCTGAAGGCTAA
- a CDS encoding RDD domain-containing protein, with translation MTIERIPQKHYPKAEIWRRGMALGLDFLGAWLISSLFGSNSFGIQFVQILVFIFCWLILRVVVVFNNRGQSLGRWAFDLKILEVENGQVVGRIPQLLALVKREAIIGFGALLVSIALGNIRANPTAILLLLPLAIDCGAAFSDTQLRQALHDRYARTFIVSSRRGYSLDIKIKRLVDTLQRNVRR, from the coding sequence ATGACTATCGAAAGGATTCCGCAAAAACACTATCCCAAAGCTGAGATTTGGCGGCGCGGTATGGCTTTGGGGCTGGATTTCTTGGGTGCTTGGTTAATCAGTTCGTTATTTGGTAGTAATAGTTTCGGTATTCAATTCGTTCAAATTTTAGTTTTTATCTTTTGTTGGCTGATTTTGCGGGTGGTTGTGGTATTTAACAATCGAGGGCAAAGTTTAGGGCGCTGGGCTTTTGACTTGAAAATCTTAGAAGTGGAAAATGGCCAAGTCGTGGGGAGAATTCCCCAGTTGCTGGCACTGGTGAAGCGAGAAGCTATAATTGGCTTTGGTGCTTTGTTGGTCTCGATCGCCCTCGGCAACATTCGAGCTAATCCCACTGCTATACTGCTATTGCTTCCTCTAGCAATAGACTGTGGTGCAGCTTTCTCTGATACCCAGTTACGGCAGGCTTTGCATGACCGTTACGCCAGAACTTTTATAGTTTCGTCGCGTCGGGGCTACTCGCTCGATATAAAAATCAAGCGTTTAGTTGATACTTTGCAACGAAATGTGCGAAGATAG
- a CDS encoding molybdenum cofactor synthesis domain-containing protein: MLPVSDAEVIILNLVQPLDNQQDIEIVDLLAAGDRILANPITSQLDFPHWDNSAMDGYAVRYADVQQANAQQPAILEIFEEIPAGYQPKITIQPGQAARIFTGAVIPEGADTVVMQERTRREENRVFIQAAPQPKEFVRRKASYYQAGSQLLPAGIKLKAAEIAVLAAAQCPQVKVYRRPRVAIFSTGDELVTPDIPLQPGQIVDSNNYALATLVKESGSEPLLLGIVRDNPDVLRETIAYAIANADIVLSSGGVSVGEYDYVDKILEALAAKIQIRAVEMTPGKPLTVANFPNQNSAIYFGLPGNPVSALVTFWRFVQPAIKKLAGLAEGWEPKFIKVRSHDELRANGKRETYIWGRLNLVNGVYEFHKAGGSHNSGNLINLAQSNALAVLPIGQTLIAPGEEVQVLLIAGA, translated from the coding sequence ATGTTGCCAGTTAGCGATGCAGAAGTAATTATTTTAAATTTGGTGCAACCGTTAGATAATCAGCAGGATATAGAAATTGTAGATTTATTGGCAGCAGGCGATCGCATTCTGGCAAACCCCATCACCAGCCAACTAGATTTTCCCCATTGGGATAATTCGGCAATGGATGGCTACGCAGTCCGTTACGCAGATGTACAGCAAGCTAACGCCCAGCAACCAGCTATCTTAGAAATTTTTGAGGAAATTCCCGCCGGATATCAACCTAAAATCACAATTCAACCAGGACAAGCAGCACGAATTTTTACTGGTGCGGTAATTCCAGAGGGTGCAGATACCGTAGTGATGCAGGAGAGGACACGCCGCGAGGAAAATCGCGTTTTTATTCAAGCTGCGCCTCAACCAAAAGAATTTGTCCGCCGCAAAGCATCTTATTATCAAGCCGGAAGCCAACTTTTACCAGCAGGAATTAAATTAAAGGCGGCGGAAATTGCTGTATTAGCGGCAGCACAGTGTCCCCAAGTCAAAGTTTACCGCCGTCCGCGAGTAGCAATTTTTTCCACTGGCGATGAATTGGTGACACCAGATATACCACTACAACCAGGCCAAATTGTCGATTCTAATAATTATGCCTTGGCAACTTTGGTAAAAGAAAGTGGATCAGAACCTTTATTATTAGGCATTGTTAGAGATAATCCAGATGTTTTACGAGAAACAATTGCTTACGCCATAGCGAATGCTGATATTGTGCTTTCTTCTGGTGGCGTTTCTGTTGGTGAATATGATTATGTTGACAAAATTCTCGAAGCTTTAGCAGCAAAAATTCAGATTCGTGCTGTAGAAATGACACCAGGGAAACCTTTAACTGTGGCGAATTTTCCTAATCAAAACTCAGCAATTTACTTTGGTTTACCAGGAAATCCTGTTTCAGCTTTAGTAACTTTTTGGAGATTTGTACAACCAGCAATTAAAAAATTGGCTGGACTTGCTGAAGGTTGGGAACCAAAATTTATAAAGGTGCGATCGCATGATGAATTACGCGCCAATGGTAAACGCGAAACTTACATTTGGGGACGTTTAAATTTAGTTAATGGCGTTTACGAATTTCATAAAGCTGGCGGTAGTCATAATTCCGGCAATTTAATTAACTTGGCTCAAAGCAATGCTTTAGCTGTTTTACCAATAGGTCAAACTTTAATTGCACCAGGAGAAGAAGTGCAAGTGTTGTTAATTGCTGGGGCGTAA